CCTTTCAAGCCGCAGAGGAGGAATACCATCCCAGCGATTCCAAGAAGAAAAATAGCTAACATGAAACAGAAATTACAAATAACTGCATACCTAAAGCCCTCTTGTGGATGGAGCAATGGGGTGCGCGCTGTCCTTGCAAAGTACGCGCTTCCCTATGAAGAGAAAGACATTACCGCCAACCCTCAGTTCCGTCGGGAAATGGAACAGGAGAGTGGCCAATCCCTCTCTCCTTGTGTGGCGGTAAACGGCCACATGCTAGCAGATATTAGCGGAGAGGAGCTAGAGCGCTATCTGCTCTCCAGCAAGCTGGTAGAGGCCTCCCATGGGACGACAGATATAACGGATATCCCACTAAATTCTCCTTGTGCTGCTGCCGATGAGCGGAGACGCTAAAGACACGCTAAAAAGGGCACGGGGATGTCTTCCACAAGTTTTTTTGGCCAAAGTTAGAGCGAGAGGGGGCAGCACCTGTGCCTTGCGCTGCTAGTCCTTCGCCTCTTTCCCACGCAAGAGGAGCTCGATTGGCAACCCGGGGAGCCCTAGGTGTTTGCGAATTTGGCCTATTAGATAGCTCCGGTAGGAGCTTGCTAACAGCCTAGGGTCGTTCACAAAAAGTAGAAAGCGGGGAGCAGAAAACGGATGGTGGAGTTCAGGACGAACTTGAGTGGAATAGTAAACCTTAAGCCGCTTGTTATTCCTGTATACTGGGGGATGCCTCCTCAGAGCTTCCTGTAGCAAGCGGTTTAGCTCTCCGGTTCCGACTCGGTGCGCTCCATGCTGGGAGATCTTTTGGATAGTAGGAAAGATGCGCTGAATGTGCTCGCGTGTCTTTGCGGAGAGTGTAATCACGGGCGCAAAACTTATGAAGAACAAGTTGCGCCTCGTCTCCTCTGTGAGTTCATGAAGAAATTTCTGCTGCCAACGCTGCGGTTTTACCAAATCCCATTTGTTGAGGAGGATGATTACTGCCTTGGACGCCTTCTGAACAAGGCCTGCGATCTTTTTGTCCTGGCTCGTTACACCCAGCTGGGCGTCTAGTGCCAGCAAACAGATATCGGCACGTTCGATAGTGTTTATCGAACGCATTATACTGAAAGCCTCTATGGAAGCTCTTCCCTTGGAAGGGTGGCGTATTCCCGCTGTATCACAGAGTGTGTAGTGGGCTCCGTGACAAGTGCAGGTAATGTCTACAGCATCTCTGGTGGTACCTGGCACCTCGCTCACAATCATCCTATTCTCGTCAAGAATGGCATTAATTAGAGAAGACTTTCCTACGTTAGGGCGACCAACAATCGCAACACGTGGAACATTTTTCCACTGTGTAACTTGTTTGGTTTTGCCAGACAACAGCCGATCAATACACAGCACTAGTGCCGTAATTCCACGTCCGTGGATAGCACTTACTCCTATGCAAAACTCAAACCCTAAGCTTGCAAAATCCGCCAGCATGCTCTCCTGTCGCTCGTGGTCAATTTTATTGACTACTAGTATTGAGGGCTGCCCAACGGTCGCTCGCAGCCGCTTGGAGAGTTCTTCATCCAATGGCACAATCCCCGTTTGGGCGTCCGTCACAAAAAGTAGTAATTCTGCCTCCTGCATCGCTGTTTCTGAAGCAGTGGTAGTCTTAGCAGAAAAATCTGAACCCCGTTCTGCGCCAATTCCACCAGTGTCCACGATCCTAAAGGGAAATTGTCCCAGATAACAAATGGCAACGATAAAATCCCTGGTTGTTCCTGGCTGACTGTGAACAACAGAGATTCTTGCCCCTGCAAGGCGATTGAATAGGGCTGACTTTCCTACGTTGGGACGGCCTACGATAGCTACAGACCCTGTACTAAAGTGGCCAGGTGAAATAACACCAGCTTCGCGGTATAAGTGTGAAAATGACCTGCCTGTTTTCATTTTTTCTGTCCGATTTGTTCTACCGTCTGCCGTGCTCCTACCCCTTTCGCTCAAGGCCTTTATACGCACTACCGAGGAGGAGTGTACCACGGTAAACATAATCCGTCCCACTAACAAAAGTGCAGACTCCTGCGATCCACACAGGATAGCAGAACAGTGGAAACTGCAGCATAGTCCACCCTACTGCTAGCATCTGGAATGCTGTCGATATTTTTCCCAAGGAACTAGGCCGAATATCAACGCTGCCCGTGGTATAAAACAACAAACTGCAGCCGAGGAGTAGCACTAAATCGTGAGCTATAACTAGCAGTGTAAACCACAGCGGTAGTGCCATGGGCCATTTGCTAAAGTTGAGAGTTAAAATTGCCGTGAGCAAAAGCCCCTTGTCTGCAATAGGGTCTAGGATACTTCCCAGTCGGGTATGCCCTCCGAGCCGTCTGGCCGCCCAACCGTCTAAAGCATCAGTAGCACAAGCTAGAAGAAAAATTCCGCTCGCTATTAAGCGTCGCCACTCCCTTGGACTCTCCTCCACAACGCTCATACCATAATGGTTAGCCAAAAAGGCAAAAACCGGTATGAGAAAAATTCTAACTAAAGTGATCCAATTAGCTAAAGTCATCCCCTGGAAAGTGCCCCCTTTCTTTAAGGGGAAAGATAGGGGGAATTCTTGAGTCCGTCGGACTCAGGGCACAACCCCCACCTAGGAAGGCCCGCTCCCAACATGAGAGGCAGTGGAAGAGAACCTACCTCTCCGACGTCTCATTGAGACTAAAATAAGTTTATCTGCTATCTCCCATAGCTCTTATGACATCCTGGACCGCTTCTGCTAAGAAAGTATCGAATCTTGTGTTTGCCTTTTCACTCTTACGGGGACAAAAGTTAGCCGATATTCGCACACTTTATAAATTCTGCCGGTTAGTGGACGATATTGCTGATAGTCCCAGTCTGTCAACAGAAGAGAAATCCAGTTTGTTGGGGAACTGGGCTAATGCCTTTGTCGCACACGATTACTCCTCGTTTCCCAGTGAACTCTCCGATCTGATCTTCCGTCGAGCATTGAATCCTGCTCTCTTTTTAGAAATTCTCCACGGAGTTACCTCTGATCTCCATCCAGTTTCATACCGAACTCTTTCAGAGCTCCACCGATATTGCTGGCGTGTGGCGAGTACGGTAGGACTGATCAGTCTCCAGATCTTTGAATGTAAAGATCCACGAAGCCATATCTACGCTGAAATGCTTGGATTAGCACTCCAATTAACACACATCCTACGCGATCTTGGTAAAGACGCCCAGCTTGGTCGGGTTTATATACCAGAGGAAAACCTCCAACATTTTCAGATTACTCGCCAGGCTCTTCTTCGCGGAGAGCCCGAGCCCAGGTTTAACGAACTTATGAGGTACGAGAGTCAGTGTATCCGCAAGCTTTTCAATGAGGCAAAAATGGTTCTCCCTCGATCAGACCGCCAAAACCTCCTCTCAGCAGAAGCCATGCGTTTTGCCTATGAAGCGCTACTTTCCCTAATGGAAGCAGACGGATTTCAGTCCCTCACGAAGCATTATGCACTAAGTAGAGCGCAAAAAATATGGTGTGCGACGAAAGCCCTCATCTGCAGATAAAGCTGCCAGCGGACCTAACGGGTATCCAGAGCACCGCCTAAGAGGGCTGCAAAAGTCTTTGGAGGACCAAGCACCTCTCGTGCAACGATGGCATGCCGAAGCGACGCCTGATCCAACACCTGAAAGGAGGATGAAGGCTGTTGTCTTGTCTGCCAGGCTGTTTTCTCCTCAACAAGAGAAGGTGTGGCGCCTATGGGTTGCCAAGATTTTTTGGAGGGGGGCGGTGCAGAGGATAATCTTTCGGGTAGAGGAAGCTCTTTCTTTGACAGAGGATCCGGCGGCACCACACTTTCTGGTAGACCTAACGCCTCCATCAACTCTTTCCGAGAGACCTCTGTAGGAGTCCTCGGCGGCCCCGCCATTTTTTCTAGGACATCCCCCCCGAACTGGAACTTACCCCTGAGTAGCATCATAATAAAAAAGAGCACGGCTGGCAGCAGGATTTGCCATAGTTCAACTGGAAGGAACACTGTTTTCACTGCTTATTTCCTTCCGACAGAGGACTTTCTGCAATGGCCTCTCGCATGTGAGTATCTGACTGCAAGTTTTTCATACGTAGGTAGTCGAAAACGCCCAAATTTCCACTTCGAAAGGCCTCTGCCATTGCTCGTGGTACTTGTGCCTCAGCCTCTACTACCTTGGCCCGCATCTCCTGCGTCTTTGCTTTCATT
This DNA window, taken from Candidatus Xiphinematobacter sp., encodes the following:
- a CDS encoding CDP-alcohol phosphatidyltransferase family protein, producing MTLANWITLVRIFLIPVFAFLANHYGMSVVEESPREWRRLIASGIFLLACATDALDGWAARRLGGHTRLGSILDPIADKGLLLTAILTLNFSKWPMALPLWFTLLVIAHDLVLLLGCSLLFYTTGSVDIRPSSLGKISTAFQMLAVGWTMLQFPLFCYPVWIAGVCTFVSGTDYVYRGTLLLGSAYKGLERKG
- a CDS encoding squalene/phytoene synthase family protein, encoding MTSWTASAKKVSNLVFAFSLLRGQKLADIRTLYKFCRLVDDIADSPSLSTEEKSSLLGNWANAFVAHDYSSFPSELSDLIFRRALNPALFLEILHGVTSDLHPVSYRTLSELHRYCWRVASTVGLISLQIFECKDPRSHIYAEMLGLALQLTHILRDLGKDAQLGRVYIPEENLQHFQITRQALLRGEPEPRFNELMRYESQCIRKLFNEAKMVLPRSDRQNLLSAEAMRFAYEALLSLMEADGFQSLTKHYALSRAQKIWCATKALICR
- the der gene encoding ribosome biogenesis GTPase Der, which produces MKTGRSFSHLYREAGVISPGHFSTGSVAIVGRPNVGKSALFNRLAGARISVVHSQPGTTRDFIVAICYLGQFPFRIVDTGGIGAERGSDFSAKTTTASETAMQEAELLLFVTDAQTGIVPLDEELSKRLRATVGQPSILVVNKIDHERQESMLADFASLGFEFCIGVSAIHGRGITALVLCIDRLLSGKTKQVTQWKNVPRVAIVGRPNVGKSSLINAILDENRMIVSEVPGTTRDAVDITCTCHGAHYTLCDTAGIRHPSKGRASIEAFSIMRSINTIERADICLLALDAQLGVTSQDKKIAGLVQKASKAVIILLNKWDLVKPQRWQQKFLHELTEETRRNLFFISFAPVITLSAKTREHIQRIFPTIQKISQHGAHRVGTGELNRLLQEALRRHPPVYRNNKRLKVYYSTQVRPELHHPFSAPRFLLFVNDPRLLASSYRSYLIGQIRKHLGLPGLPIELLLRGKEAKD
- a CDS encoding glutaredoxin — its product is MKQKLQITAYLKPSCGWSNGVRAVLAKYALPYEEKDITANPQFRREMEQESGQSLSPCVAVNGHMLADISGEELERYLLSSKLVEASHGTTDITDIPLNSPCAAADERRR